The window ATAAAATTCTTCATTTACTAAAAATGAGATAGTTTTCAAGATGAAATTAGAATTGTGACTTATAATAGATAATATATTACAACATTAGGAAGCTGATCAATAATATTAATAGGAGTATTTTGGCGCCAATAGAGGCATCTTCATCTTTCAATATCCACAATAGAATGGAGTATTATTCTGATTTTAAAAAAATACAGCTGTGAATTTAGTTACCATAATTATTAGAGTCCTAGTATGAATAATTTTATATTTTTTCATATGTTCGATATTATTGGAAATATATAGATATTTAAAAGCGAGATATACTTCAAATTTTGTGAGCATGTAAAATGAATCAACGGGAAAAATTTAAATTTACATGGGAACTTATTGGAGATCCAACTGACGGAAGGCCAAATCTGGGCCCTCTTGTTCCTCTTGAAGTTTATAGGATCATGCAATATTGTTTTCGTGAGGTCGTAGAGGAAAAATATGGCGTTGAACAGGGTGAATCTATTATTTATGAGGCTGGAAAAAAAGCAGGAGTAGGTTTTTATTACCATGTTCTACCAACTACAACAGATCATCAAGAATTTATAAGAACCCTTCAGGATGCACTAAGACAATTAAAGATTGGCATATTTAGGATTGAGCAGGGAGATTTGGATGGTAATCTCATAACTGCATCAGTTTCAGAAGACCTTGATTGCTCTGGTTTGCCTGAACTTGGATACGGTGTATGTACTTATGATGAAGGATTTCTGGCTGGGATTTTTGAACAATATACAGGGAAAAAATGCCGGGTGCGGGAGATAGATTGCTGGTGTACAGGCGAGAGAACCTGTCGGTTTAGTATTGAATTTTGTTCATAAATTAAGAATGATAATACCAAAAAAGAATAATTTGCCTTCTAATGCTGAAGATGAAGCACCTGAATCTGATCTAAAACAGGCACTCAATCTTATTTCATCAGTCATTCAGACCAGAGGGAATATACCTGATATCCTTCCAGGGACACAGGAGGAACAGATATTACTCAGGTCAATCCTTATGACTTTGAAAAGTTCACAATATCATTTACTTGAAATATCTGATGGAAAACTGGATTCAAATATTGAATTACGGGGTACTTTTG of the Methanospirillum lacunae genome contains:
- a CDS encoding V4R domain-containing protein translates to MNQREKFKFTWELIGDPTDGRPNLGPLVPLEVYRIMQYCFREVVEEKYGVEQGESIIYEAGKKAGVGFYYHVLPTTTDHQEFIRTLQDALRQLKIGIFRIEQGDLDGNLITASVSEDLDCSGLPELGYGVCTYDEGFLAGIFEQYTGKKCRVREIDCWCTGERTCRFSIEFCS